The Miscanthus floridulus cultivar M001 chromosome 17, ASM1932011v1, whole genome shotgun sequence genome has a window encoding:
- the LOC136519028 gene encoding uncharacterized protein, protein MCCAMLCLCMLFMRAVLCSACASVVFSLCHVLFRHIVYLCHVLFFLYASFQSTLSRAQWSPQNTRTFCQLYVDEIDKGNCPRGQMSKWGWKNLTEGYFKATELVHDNIIFGSRVRQLKKEWNDLRKLYHKETGLGRNADGSISASAEWWKTNDKDNKLKGTLPDYMDLLERMFLGVAVTGETAYAPSRRNAPLYVSSDDDEDVHTPQSTGSKRSYSSLSTRSTAASPSKRGRSQAVRMNEGIRNLTVSLDNRTEALKEIWHERNQAVEKKKNDKMDTIDQVIQLAKEAGATEENERQWIGVLMITQNEAAMRMFIKSEAKGRMAIIKHYAGVIN, encoded by the exons ATGTGCTGTGCTATGCTGTGCTTGTGCATGCTGTTTATGCGAGCTGTGTTATGCAGTGCTTGTGCTAGTGTTGTTTTTTCTTTATGCCATGTGTTGTTTAGGCATATTGTTTACCTATGCCATGTGTTGTTTTTTCTTTATGCATCATTTCAGAGTACCCTTAGCAGGGCCCAGTGGAGTCCTCAAAACACCCGGACTTTCTGTCAGCTCTACGTTGACGAGATTGACAAGGGGAACTGCCCTAGGGGTCAGATGTCGAAATGGGGTTGGAAAAATCTGACAGAGGGTTACTTCAAAGCGACAGAATTAGTTCATGACAACATCATCTTTGGGAGTAGGGTCCGCCAGCTGAAGAAGGAATGGAATGACCTACGGAAGCTCTATCACAAGGAGACAGGCTTGGGGCGCAATGCAGATGGCTCCATCAGTGCTTCAGCTGAATGGTGGAAAACCAACGACAAG GACAACAAGCTTAAGGGTACACTGCCTGACTACATGGACCTTTTGGAGCGCATGTTCCTTGGCGTAGCAGTGACAGGGGAAACCGCTTATGCTCCTAGCCGTAGGAATGCGCCACTGTATGTGAGCAGTGACGATGACGAAGACGTCCATACCCCTCAGAGCACTGGGAGCAAGAGAAGCTACAGCAGCCTCAGCACCCGCAGCACTGCTGCTAGTCCCAGCAAGAGGGGCAGGAGCCAAGCAGTGAGGATGAACGAAGGCATAAGGAACTTGACCGTCAGTCTGGACAACAGGACTGAAGCTCTGAAGGAGATTTGGCATGAGAGGAATCAAgctgtagagaagaagaagaatgacaaaATGGACACCATTGACCAAGTCATACAGCTGGCTAAAGAGGCAGGGGCAACAGAGGAAAATGAGAGGCAGTGGATTGGTGTCCTCATGATCACCCAAAACGAAGCTGCTATGAGAATGTTTATCAAGTCAGAAGCAAAAGGAAGGATGGCCATCATTAAGCACTATGCCGGGGTCATTAACTAG
- the LOC136515237 gene encoding uncharacterized protein codes for MFVSGVSAVGFEELLPCGAAQPAGPAVDEDDDDDDDAQWEEDFFSLFFDDIEEETAIVYGTSQYAIHMQKYYNRAYYRVPKMTGLDWVEHKLANETACYNMFRITPDMFYRLHKVLTDEYDLKDTKKSTSTEALGMFLWMVGAPQSYRQADDRFERSLGTVHNMFYRVLPCVVALGNDIIKPVDPEFSTMHPRVRNRRFYPEFKRCIGAIDGSHFPVLVPQDKFVQHLCRKGITTQNVMAACDFDMIFTFLLAGWPGSAHDTRVFEDAMTTFKDDFPHPPEGRQLGGSTFDISN; via the exons ATGTTTGTTTCTGGAGTCAGTGCTGTTGGATTTGAGGAACTGCTGCCCTGT GGGGCTGCTCAACCTGCTGGTCCGGCCGttgatgaggacgacgatgacgatgatgatgcacAGTGGGAGGAGGACTTCTTCAGCTTATTCTTTGATGACATCGAAGAAGAAACTGCAATCGTATATGGTACGTCCCAGTATGCCATTCACATGCAAAAGTACTACAATAGGGCATACTATAGGGTGCCAAAGATGACTGGGCTGGACTGGGTAGAACATAAACTAGCAAATGAAACTGCCTGTTACAACATGTTTAGAATCACCCCAGATATGTTCTATAGACTGCACAAGGTATTGACTGATGAGTATGACCTCAAAGACACAAAAAAGTCCACCTCAACTGAGGCTTTAGGTATGTTCCTTTGGATGGTTGGTGCTCCACAATCATATAGGCAAGCTGATGATAGATTTGAGAGGTCATTAGGCACAGTCCACAACATGTTCTATAGAGTGCTGCCCTGTGTTGTTGCACTTGGTAATGATATCATTAAACCTGTGGACCCAGAATTTAGTACAATGCATCCTAGGGTGAGGAACCGACGCTTCTATCCTGAATTCAAGAGGTGCATAGGAGCTATAGATGGCAGCCACTTCCCTGTTTTGGTGCCACAAGATAAGTTTGTGCAGCACTTGTGTCGGAAGGGCATCACAACTCAGAATGTGATGGCTGCTTGCGACTTTGACATGATTTTTACTTTTCTCCTTGCGGGATGGCCGGGGTCTGCCCATGACACAAGAGTGTTCGAGGATGCCATGACAACATTCAAGGATGACTTCCCTCACCCACCTGAAGGTAGACAACTAGGTGGTAGTACATTTGACATTTCTAATTGA